Proteins encoded in a region of the Stieleria neptunia genome:
- a CDS encoding anaerobic glycerol-3-phosphate dehydrogenase subunit C: MEIDRQRIQDDLRGIVRGDVLCDAVSTTLYATDASIYEIQPVGVVRPRSAADVVALVQYAGEQDLPIHPRGSGSGVAGESVGPGLVVDFSRYMRRMQFDPLKSLATVQAGLPIAELNRNLKPLGRWYGPDPATRSITTMGSVLAINASGSHYLRSGSARDNIESLRFVTVDGELLDVSKHHPDDPGTVGRLARGLMEIQTQYQDCLEKLNDAPPARGGYRFDGLVDDLGRVDLAKFLVGTQGTLGLIVDATVQTEPIPKHRGVVMLFFHRLESAARCAVRSLGYGPVACDLMGRRLLGIARETERQFEAVLPQEAEAMLLLELQGDSLTELTDRIEILRDDLSRGPDAAFVAHSATDQATRDQFWALCRRVTPRLSRLKGPGMPIPFTEDIAVPAEMLPEALAAIQKTLRDNQCTATVFAHAGHGHLHVRPFVDLSSADERKKIRRVAEQVAEVVWRFKGHVSVEHAAGLSRSALLPKQFGEFWPAMGQIKRLFDPHHRLNPGKLFGAVLQQPNENIRPIGETIEVTSETRTLIKAADRIVQAARIQNTAVPELPVLQQWSPSEMIDVVAESCNGCARCRTTASSERQCPVFRTTRSEEASPRAKANLLRGVLSGKIDPETLTGDRAKAVADLCFNCHQCRLECPASVDIPKIVGELKAQYVATNGQPLSDRLICRLDLIAAIGSRIPWFSNRLIRNGLTRWLADKLFGLTSSRELPPIASSSFMRYSARRRWTKQPAGEGAKVLYFVDHYANYHDPDLGRALAEILQQNGIAIYVPTSQSGSGMARITAGDLKGARRIARRNVRMLAEAVRSGYQIVATEPAAVLCLKHEYPNLLDDEDAHLVAKNSFEACEFLRGLHADGKLDREFQAVDLDFAYHRPCHLRVLDPDIASIELLKLIPGLSVQHVEAGCSGMAGTWGLQRKNYRNSLRIGWPMISALRHSGAQLACTECSACKMQIQHGTDLQTLHPLKLLAFAYGRLPKVGEELGLPPG; encoded by the coding sequence ATGGAAATCGATCGACAACGCATTCAAGACGACTTGCGGGGCATCGTGCGCGGCGACGTGCTGTGCGATGCCGTGTCGACGACGTTGTACGCGACCGACGCGAGCATCTATGAAATCCAGCCGGTCGGCGTGGTTCGGCCGCGTTCGGCGGCCGATGTGGTCGCGTTGGTGCAGTACGCCGGCGAGCAGGATTTGCCGATCCACCCGCGGGGCAGCGGCAGCGGGGTGGCGGGGGAGTCGGTCGGGCCTGGATTGGTGGTCGATTTTTCGCGTTACATGCGACGGATGCAGTTCGATCCGCTCAAGTCGCTCGCGACCGTGCAGGCGGGCTTGCCGATCGCCGAGCTCAATCGCAATCTCAAACCACTGGGCCGCTGGTACGGACCGGACCCGGCGACCCGCAGCATCACGACGATGGGCAGTGTGCTGGCGATCAACGCCTCGGGCAGCCACTACTTGCGCAGCGGTTCGGCCCGCGACAACATCGAATCGTTGCGTTTCGTCACCGTGGACGGCGAATTGTTGGACGTCTCGAAGCATCATCCCGACGATCCGGGAACGGTGGGCCGACTGGCCCGCGGGTTGATGGAGATCCAGACGCAATATCAGGACTGTTTGGAAAAACTGAACGACGCACCCCCGGCCCGCGGCGGCTATCGATTTGATGGCCTGGTCGACGACCTGGGCCGAGTCGATTTGGCGAAGTTTCTGGTGGGGACCCAAGGAACGCTCGGGCTGATCGTGGACGCCACGGTTCAGACGGAGCCGATTCCGAAGCATCGCGGGGTCGTGATGCTGTTCTTCCATCGTTTGGAATCGGCGGCCCGGTGCGCCGTGCGGTCGCTCGGTTATGGACCGGTCGCGTGCGACCTGATGGGGCGACGGCTGCTGGGGATCGCGCGCGAAACCGAGCGGCAATTTGAAGCGGTCTTGCCGCAGGAGGCCGAAGCGATGTTGTTGCTGGAGCTTCAGGGAGACTCGCTTACCGAACTGACCGATCGGATTGAGATTCTGCGCGATGATTTGTCGCGTGGGCCCGACGCCGCATTCGTCGCCCATTCGGCGACCGATCAGGCCACCCGAGATCAGTTCTGGGCGTTGTGTCGTCGCGTCACGCCGCGGCTGAGCCGATTGAAGGGGCCGGGGATGCCGATCCCGTTCACCGAGGACATCGCGGTGCCGGCGGAGATGTTGCCCGAGGCGTTGGCGGCGATTCAAAAGACGTTGCGGGACAACCAATGCACGGCGACGGTGTTTGCTCATGCCGGCCACGGTCATCTGCATGTGCGGCCGTTTGTCGATTTGTCGTCCGCCGACGAACGCAAGAAGATCCGTCGGGTCGCCGAACAGGTGGCCGAAGTCGTATGGCGATTCAAGGGGCACGTCAGTGTCGAGCATGCCGCCGGGCTCAGTCGCAGCGCGTTGTTGCCCAAACAGTTCGGTGAGTTTTGGCCGGCGATGGGGCAGATCAAACGGCTGTTTGATCCCCATCATCGGTTGAACCCGGGAAAGCTGTTCGGGGCCGTCCTGCAACAGCCCAACGAAAACATTCGCCCGATCGGTGAGACCATCGAGGTCACGTCGGAGACGCGAACGCTGATCAAGGCCGCCGACCGAATCGTCCAGGCGGCGCGGATTCAAAATACCGCCGTCCCCGAGTTGCCGGTCCTGCAGCAGTGGTCGCCCAGCGAGATGATCGACGTGGTGGCCGAGTCGTGTAACGGCTGCGCCCGCTGCAGAACGACGGCGAGTTCCGAGCGGCAATGTCCCGTGTTTCGCACCACGCGTAGCGAAGAGGCGTCGCCACGCGCCAAGGCGAACTTGTTGCGCGGCGTGTTGAGCGGAAAAATTGATCCCGAAACCCTCACCGGCGATCGGGCCAAAGCCGTCGCGGACTTGTGTTTCAATTGCCATCAGTGCCGTTTGGAATGTCCCGCCAGCGTCGACATTCCGAAAATTGTCGGTGAATTGAAGGCTCAATATGTTGCGACCAATGGGCAACCGCTGTCCGACCGATTGATCTGCCGGCTCGATCTCATCGCGGCGATCGGCTCTCGGATTCCTTGGTTTTCCAATCGGTTGATCCGCAATGGACTCACCCGCTGGCTGGCCGACAAGTTGTTCGGATTGACGTCATCGCGCGAATTACCGCCGATCGCATCGAGCAGCTTCATGCGTTATTCCGCGCGCCGCCGCTGGACCAAGCAACCGGCCGGCGAAGGCGCCAAGGTGCTTTATTTTGTCGACCACTATGCAAACTATCACGATCCCGACCTCGGTCGCGCATTGGCCGAGATCTTGCAACAGAACGGGATCGCGATTTACGTCCCGACGTCGCAGTCCGGCAGCGGGATGGCGCGGATCACGGCGGGGGATTTGAAAGGCGCACGCCGCATCGCACGCAGGAATGTGCGGATGTTGGCCGAGGCGGTTCGATCGGGCTACCAAATCGTTGCCACCGAACCGGCGGCCGTACTTTGCTTGAAACATGAGTACCCCAATCTGCTGGACGACGAAGACGCCCATCTGGTGGCCAAAAACTCTTTCGAAGCCTGCGAGTTTCTACGCGGCCTGCACGCCGACGGAAAACTCGATCGCGAGTTTCAAGCCGTCGACCTGGATTTCGCCTACCACCGGCCCTGCCATTTGCGGGTCTTGGATCCGGACATCGCGTCGATCGAATTGTTGAAATTGATTCCGGGATTGAGTGTTCAACATGTCGAAGCCGGATGCAGCGGGATGGCCGGGACCTGGGGATTGCAGCGAAAGAACTATCGCAATAGTCTGCGAATCGGTTGGCCGATGATTTCGGCCCTGCGGCATAGCGGGGCGCAGCTTGCGTGCACCGAATGCAGCGCCTGTAAAATGCAGATCCAACACGGGACCGACCTGCAAACCCTTCACCCCCTCAAGCTGCTCGCGTTCGCCTATGGCCGATTGCCGAAGGTCGGCGAGGAGCTCGGATTGCCACCCGGATGA
- a CDS encoding PVC-type heme-binding CxxCH protein, whose protein sequence is MLRRHRSWLVPVLAPLTFCLALGLAAAPADAADAEIKQILMVAGPPSHRYGAHEHFAGLRILQDAIQQSSDNARVTVVRGWPSDEQIAAADTIVIYSDGGGRHVAMNHRDQLRKRLAEGTGLVCLHYAVEMLPGESGKDWEELLGGHFEINYSVNPHWVADFKSLPDHPITRGVEPFATDDEWYFHLRFTELGKVTPILSAVAPDHTMKRPDGPHHGNPHVRKSVAAGEPQTVAWAYDRPDGGRSFGFTGGHYHWNWGNDDVRRLVTNAILWTAGESIGPDGSSLGDEPIGIKRLLEDQDYERPKDFDEQATAKRFQLTAQKKKITESAEPTALTNAGDPRDPANAISGITIAEGLEATLAASEPMLRSLTNLDIDSRGRVWVCDVMNYRRNQGARPEGDRIMILEDTDGDGVMDDAKTFYQGRDIDSAMGICVLENATGTDVIVTASPNVWRFVDTDGDDVPDSKTAMFTGVGNPQHDHSGHSFLFGPDGKLYWNFGNTGEQVKDPNGETVIDIHGRPVIDNGAPLYGGMPFRCDLDGSNFEVLAHNFRNNWETTVDSFGTLWQSDNDDDGNRGTRINFVMEHGNYGYRDEVTGGGWREERINQEAEIMHRHWHLNDPGVVPNMLQTGAGSPSGICFYEGRLLPQRFWDQIIHCDPGPNMVRAYPATPDGAGYTATIEPLMTGTTDRWFRPADVCTAPDGSLFVTDWYDPGVGGHNQGDSDRGRLFRLAPPGSDYTVPTFDFTTAGGAVEALRNPNSAVRARAWRSLHAMGRDAEAELLELYADSNPRLRARALWLLGKIDGRGEHYVSMALADSDPNLRITAIRLAKQLTDQPSRWLADAADDESVAVRRELAVALRYDTSDAMPALWAELASAYDGRDRWYLEALGIGSDVRPEACFDAYLDAVNGRWDTPSGRDLVWRIRAPKAADAMVSLIADPNRPLRETDRYFRSLEFHDADVRNAALKRLLP, encoded by the coding sequence ATGCTGCGTCGACATCGATCATGGCTCGTTCCCGTCCTGGCACCCTTGACGTTTTGTCTTGCCCTCGGCCTGGCCGCCGCCCCGGCGGACGCGGCGGATGCGGAGATCAAACAGATCCTGATGGTCGCCGGCCCGCCCTCGCACCGCTACGGCGCACACGAACACTTTGCGGGGCTTCGAATCCTGCAAGACGCGATCCAACAGAGCAGCGACAACGCCCGGGTCACCGTCGTGCGCGGTTGGCCTTCGGACGAACAAATCGCCGCCGCCGACACGATCGTGATTTACAGCGACGGCGGCGGGCGGCACGTCGCAATGAACCATCGCGACCAACTGCGGAAACGTCTCGCCGAGGGGACCGGATTGGTGTGTTTGCACTACGCGGTCGAGATGCTTCCAGGGGAATCGGGCAAAGACTGGGAAGAGCTTCTCGGCGGCCACTTCGAAATCAACTACAGCGTCAATCCACACTGGGTGGCGGACTTCAAATCACTGCCCGATCACCCCATCACACGTGGCGTTGAGCCCTTCGCCACCGACGACGAGTGGTACTTTCACCTGCGTTTCACGGAACTCGGAAAAGTCACGCCGATCCTCTCCGCGGTCGCCCCCGATCACACCATGAAACGTCCCGACGGGCCACACCATGGCAACCCCCATGTTCGCAAGAGTGTTGCCGCGGGCGAACCCCAAACGGTCGCCTGGGCTTACGATCGACCCGACGGCGGCCGTTCCTTCGGCTTCACCGGCGGGCACTACCATTGGAACTGGGGCAACGACGACGTGCGACGTTTGGTGACCAACGCGATCCTCTGGACCGCGGGCGAATCCATCGGCCCGGACGGATCCTCACTGGGTGACGAACCGATCGGGATCAAGCGTCTGCTGGAAGACCAAGACTATGAACGCCCTAAAGACTTTGATGAACAAGCAACCGCCAAGCGGTTTCAATTGACGGCGCAAAAAAAAAAGATAACTGAGTCCGCCGAGCCGACCGCCCTCACCAACGCGGGCGACCCACGGGATCCCGCCAACGCGATCAGCGGCATCACGATCGCCGAAGGTCTGGAAGCGACCCTGGCGGCCAGCGAGCCGATGCTCCGCAGCCTGACCAACTTGGATATCGACTCGCGCGGACGCGTCTGGGTCTGTGACGTGATGAACTATCGCCGCAATCAAGGCGCGCGCCCCGAAGGCGATCGGATCATGATCCTGGAGGACACCGATGGGGATGGAGTCATGGACGACGCGAAGACCTTTTATCAGGGCCGCGACATCGATTCGGCGATGGGCATCTGCGTGCTTGAAAATGCAACCGGCACCGACGTCATCGTCACCGCCTCGCCCAACGTCTGGCGTTTCGTCGACACCGATGGCGATGACGTGCCGGACAGCAAGACCGCCATGTTCACCGGCGTCGGCAATCCCCAACACGACCACTCGGGCCACTCTTTCCTGTTCGGCCCCGACGGAAAACTCTACTGGAACTTCGGCAACACGGGCGAACAAGTCAAAGACCCCAATGGCGAAACGGTCATCGACATTCACGGCCGACCCGTCATCGACAACGGGGCACCGCTGTACGGCGGCATGCCGTTTCGATGCGATCTGGACGGTTCCAATTTCGAAGTCCTGGCGCACAACTTTCGCAACAACTGGGAAACCACCGTCGATTCGTTCGGCACGCTCTGGCAAAGCGACAACGACGATGACGGCAACCGCGGCACGCGCATCAACTTTGTCATGGAACACGGCAACTACGGCTATCGCGATGAAGTCACCGGCGGCGGCTGGCGCGAAGAACGGATCAATCAAGAAGCCGAAATCATGCACCGCCATTGGCACCTGAACGATCCCGGTGTCGTCCCCAACATGCTGCAAACCGGCGCCGGGTCGCCCAGCGGCATCTGCTTTTACGAAGGCCGTTTGTTGCCGCAACGTTTTTGGGACCAGATCATCCACTGTGACCCCGGCCCCAACATGGTCCGCGCCTATCCCGCGACACCCGACGGCGCCGGATACACCGCGACGATCGAACCGCTGATGACGGGAACGACCGATCGCTGGTTCCGACCGGCCGATGTCTGCACGGCACCGGACGGATCGCTGTTCGTGACCGATTGGTACGATCCCGGCGTGGGAGGACACAATCAAGGCGACTCGGATCGCGGACGGCTGTTTCGACTCGCACCTCCCGGTTCCGACTACACCGTCCCGACGTTCGACTTCACCACCGCCGGCGGTGCGGTCGAAGCGCTACGAAACCCGAACTCGGCCGTGCGCGCGCGAGCCTGGCGATCGTTGCACGCGATGGGCCGCGATGCCGAAGCCGAGTTGTTGGAGCTGTATGCCGATTCCAATCCACGGTTGCGAGCCCGCGCGCTGTGGTTGCTCGGCAAGATCGACGGACGCGGAGAGCACTATGTGAGCATGGCACTGGCCGATTCCGATCCGAACCTTCGCATCACGGCGATCCGTTTGGCCAAACAGCTGACCGACCAACCGTCACGGTGGTTGGCCGACGCGGCCGACGATGAATCGGTGGCGGTGCGTCGCGAGTTGGCCGTCGCGCTCCGCTACGACACCAGCGACGCCATGCCGGCGCTGTGGGCCGAACTGGCGTCGGCCTACGACGGCCGGGATCGCTGGTACCTGGAAGCCCTCGGGATCGGCAGCGACGTTCGCCCCGAAGCCTGCTTCGACGCCTACCTGGACGCCGTCAACGGTCGCTGGGATACGCCGTCCGGCCGGGATCTCGTGTGGCGAATCCGGGCTCCCAAAGCAGCGGACGCCATGGTCTCGTTGATCGCCGATCCGAACCGACCGCTGCGTGAAACGGATCGCTACTTTCGCAGTCTCGAATTCCATGATGCGGACGTTCGAAACGCCGCACTGAAACGCCTGCTCCCCTAA
- a CDS encoding c-type cytochrome encodes MKLHALILTVSCLVPLTPHTSSQAADNASQAADNPALARRDAVVVRAVERIGGYDYRSNPAVVDAVMRQIRRSQGTPEFMKLVKRFKPDGIESQLTVTLIGDDRSASVESAELLLELDAGRKAIRKLLASPDQARGVIETLGLLGNGRANHFLSEIVTDAERPYDQRRAAVAGLARSKGGEKRLIDCATEKTLVGDTFLVAGALLSRSKDAGIRKAAASVLPQPAQKNSQPLPPIDELAKMSGNAAAGQKLFRGEATCANCHIVDNYGKDVGPNLSEIGTKLSREAMLTAVLAPSAGISHNYENFSVLTEEGQVITGLKISQTDDEVVIRTADAINRNIPSEDVVTIKKSEKSIMPENLHHITGQQGLIDIVEYMMTLKKKS; translated from the coding sequence ATGAAACTTCACGCGTTGATCCTGACCGTCAGCTGTCTGGTCCCCCTCACCCCGCATACGAGTTCACAGGCTGCCGACAATGCTTCACAGGCGGCCGACAACCCCGCGCTGGCTCGCCGAGACGCCGTCGTCGTGCGGGCGGTCGAGCGGATCGGTGGCTACGACTACCGCTCCAATCCCGCGGTCGTGGACGCCGTGATGCGGCAGATCCGGCGCAGCCAGGGCACACCGGAGTTCATGAAATTGGTCAAACGTTTCAAACCCGATGGCATTGAATCGCAGCTGACGGTAACGCTGATCGGTGACGACCGATCGGCATCCGTGGAATCGGCGGAATTGTTGTTGGAACTTGATGCCGGACGAAAAGCCATCCGCAAGCTGCTTGCCTCGCCCGATCAGGCGCGCGGCGTGATCGAAACACTGGGGTTACTCGGCAACGGACGCGCCAATCATTTTCTGTCCGAGATCGTGACCGATGCCGAGCGTCCTTACGATCAGCGTCGTGCCGCGGTCGCCGGGTTGGCCCGATCCAAGGGCGGAGAGAAACGGTTGATCGATTGTGCGACTGAGAAAACACTCGTCGGCGATACCTTTCTGGTTGCCGGTGCGTTGTTGTCGCGCAGCAAGGACGCCGGTATTCGCAAAGCCGCCGCGAGCGTGTTGCCGCAACCGGCCCAAAAGAATTCCCAACCGTTACCGCCGATCGACGAGTTGGCCAAGATGTCCGGGAATGCCGCCGCAGGCCAGAAACTGTTTCGCGGTGAGGCGACCTGCGCCAACTGTCACATCGTCGACAACTATGGCAAGGACGTCGGCCCGAATCTGTCGGAAATCGGAACCAAGCTTTCGCGCGAAGCGATGTTGACGGCCGTGTTGGCGCCCAGTGCGGGCATCAGCCACAACTACGAAAACTTCAGCGTGTTGACCGAAGAAGGCCAGGTGATCACGGGGCTAAAGATTTCTCAGACCGACGACGAAGTGGTGATCCGAACGGCCGATGCGATCAATCGCAACATTCCATCCGAAGATGTCGTGACGATCAAGAAAAGCGAGAAATCCATCATGCCGGAAAACCTGCACCACATCACCGGCCAGCAAGGCTTGATCGACATCGTGGAATACA